From Xyrauchen texanus isolate HMW12.3.18 chromosome 9, RBS_HiC_50CHRs, whole genome shotgun sequence, the proteins below share one genomic window:
- the ttpa gene encoding alpha-tocopherol transfer protein isoform X1 gives MKSEEVENIEELNNLAVDSIRIEPYLLKLKQKAEAEKNIRLLDLPKTFLIRFLRARDFDVELAHKLLINYHRWRQECPEITADLRPSSIIGLLQNTYHGVLRSRDDAGSQVLIYRIGQWNPKEFTAYEVFRVSLITSELIVQEWETQRNGIKVIFDLQDWCFAHALQINPSLAKKISSVLTDSFPLKVRGIHLINEPIFFCPVFAMIRPFLPDKIKQRIHMHGSSYARSLCDYFPKAILPPQYGGMGPSIDEVCHEWTEYIMQSEDYLHKLSIAGGYSPQSSTHDS, from the exons ATGAAGTCTGAAGAAGTTGAAAACATAGAAGAATTAAACAATTTGGCTGTAGATTCTATTCGCATCGAACCCTATTTGTTGAAGCTGAAACAAAAAGCAGAAGCAGAAAAAAACATTCGACTCTTGGATTTGCCGAAAACATTTTTGATTAGGTTTTTGCGAGCGAGAGACTTTGATGTTGAACTGGCGCACAAG CTGTTGATCAACTATCATAGATGGAGACAAGAATGTCCAGAAATAACTGCTGATCTGCGTCCATCATCCATCATAGGTCTTCTTCAGAACACTTACCATGGAGTTTTGAGATCACGAGATGATGCTGGAAGTCAAGTTTTAATCTATCGGATTG GTCAGTGGAACCCCAAAGAATTCACAGCTTATGAGGTTTTTCGTGTGAGCCTCATTACATCAGAGCTAATCGTTCAAGAATGGGAGACTCAAAGAAATGGAatcaaagttatttttgatctccAAGACTGGTGCTTTGCTCATGCGCTGCAGATAAATCCTTCTTTGGCAAAAAAGATATCATCTGTGCTTACG GACTCCTTTCCTTTGAAAGTACGTGGCATCCATTTGATAAATGAGCCCATTTTTTTCTGCCCCGTTTTTGCCATGATCCGTCCATTTCTACCAGACAAAATAAAACAACGG ATTCATATGCATGGTAGTTCATATGCCCGGAGTCTCTGTGATTATTTTCCAAAGGCTATCCTCCCACCTCAGTATGGAGGCATGGGACCCAGCATAGATGAAGTGTGCCATGAGTGGACTGAGTACATCATGCAATCTGAAGACTATCTCCATAAGCTCTCTATAGCTGGAGGATATTCTCCTCAGTCATCCACCCATGATAGCTGA
- the ttpa gene encoding alpha-tocopherol transfer protein isoform X2 encodes MKSEEVENIEELNNLAVDSIRIEPYLLKLKQKAEAEKNIRLLDLPKTFLIRFLRARDFDVELAHKLLINYHRWRQECPEITADLRPSSIIGLLQNTYHGVLRSRDDAGSQVLIYRIGQWNPKEFTAYEVFRVSLITSELIVQEWETQRNGIKVIFDLQDWCFAHALQINPSLAKKISSVLTIHMHGSSYARSLCDYFPKAILPPQYGGMGPSIDEVCHEWTEYIMQSEDYLHKLSIAGGYSPQSSTHDS; translated from the exons ATGAAGTCTGAAGAAGTTGAAAACATAGAAGAATTAAACAATTTGGCTGTAGATTCTATTCGCATCGAACCCTATTTGTTGAAGCTGAAACAAAAAGCAGAAGCAGAAAAAAACATTCGACTCTTGGATTTGCCGAAAACATTTTTGATTAGGTTTTTGCGAGCGAGAGACTTTGATGTTGAACTGGCGCACAAG CTGTTGATCAACTATCATAGATGGAGACAAGAATGTCCAGAAATAACTGCTGATCTGCGTCCATCATCCATCATAGGTCTTCTTCAGAACACTTACCATGGAGTTTTGAGATCACGAGATGATGCTGGAAGTCAAGTTTTAATCTATCGGATTG GTCAGTGGAACCCCAAAGAATTCACAGCTTATGAGGTTTTTCGTGTGAGCCTCATTACATCAGAGCTAATCGTTCAAGAATGGGAGACTCAAAGAAATGGAatcaaagttatttttgatctccAAGACTGGTGCTTTGCTCATGCGCTGCAGATAAATCCTTCTTTGGCAAAAAAGATATCATCTGTGCTTACG ATTCATATGCATGGTAGTTCATATGCCCGGAGTCTCTGTGATTATTTTCCAAAGGCTATCCTCCCACCTCAGTATGGAGGCATGGGACCCAGCATAGATGAAGTGTGCCATGAGTGGACTGAGTACATCATGCAATCTGAAGACTATCTCCATAAGCTCTCTATAGCTGGAGGATATTCTCCTCAGTCATCCACCCATGATAGCTGA